CCTGGCCGATCGCGGAGGGCGCGCCGTACTGGCGGGCGCGGGCGACGGCGTCCTGGGCGGTCGCGACCGCCTTGACCGGGGATCCGGTGGCGGCCTCGGCGAGCGCGAGGTAGAGCTGCCAGGGGCTGCACGACGGGTTCCGCTTGCCGCGCGGCTCCAGCCGGCGACCGATGTCGGCGAGCGCGGCGCACGCCTCCTCGGCGCGGCCGGTGGCCAGCAGCAGCTCGGCGTGGACGGTCTCGCAGTCGGGGATGGTGACGGTGGCGGGGAAGGGCTCGCCGAAGTCGTGCTCGCGGGCGACCCGCTCGGCCTCGTCGGTACGGCCGCGGGCGAGGAGGACCTCGATCATGACGCCGGTCGCGTACCAGAGGGCGGGGGTGCGGGGACCGACGCGCTCGGCGAGGCGGAGGCCCGCGCGGACGAAGTCCTCGGCCTCCATGAGCCGGCCGCGGCGGAAGCGGATGTAGCCCAGGAGCGTGTAGGCGAAGGAGAGGTGGGCGCCGCGCCAGCCCTGCTTCTCGAACTCGGCGGTACCGGCGGCGAAGAGCTCCTCGGCGCGGCCGGGCCGGTCGGCATAGAGGTGGATGAGGGCGACGAGGACCGGGACCTCGAAGCCGCGGCTCTCGTCGCACCAGCTCAGGCCGCCTTCGAGGGCCCGTTCGGCGTGGCGGAGGGCGACGGTGGCGGGTTCGGCGCGCAGGGTGGCGTCCCAGGCGCGCATGCCGATGATGTAGCGCTCGGTGAGGTCGCGGCCGGGCAGCCGGTCGGCGAGGGCGGCCAGGCGGCGGGAGCGGGCCGGCGACTCCGGCTCGTCGGACCGGAGGGCGTCCCACATGAACCGCTCGGCCTGGATGCGGAGCCGGCTGCGGGCGTCGGTGGTCCGGCGGCTCTCGCTCTCCAGCAGCTCGGACGCCTCGACGAGCCGGTCGCTGTGGGCGAGGACCTGGGAGAGGCGGTAGACGATGCCCTGGCGCAGGACCGGGTCGGAGATGGGCTCCTCCAGGGCCGCGCGCAGGTGGTTGACGGTGGTGGCGGGTTCGGTGAGGAGCGAGGCGGAGCCGAGCTCGAACAGGACGGCGGCGCGCTCGTCGGCGGTGGGAGGCTCCCGCAGGGCGCGGGCGAGGTGGCGGCGGGCCGCGTCGGGGGCGCCGGCCCGGAGGTTCTCGCGGGCGGCGGCGCGGAGCTGGGTGACGACCCACGGGTCGCCCTCCGGGTGGGTCTCCAGGAGGTGGCGGGCCGCGGCGGCGGGGCCGAGCCCGGCGTCGATGACGCACCAGGCGGCCTGGCCGTGGAAGGCGACCCGGATCGCGTCCGGGATGGCGCGGTAGACGGCGCTGGCGATCAGCGGGTGGACGAATTCGAGGGGGCCGTCGGGGATGCTGGGGCGGCGAGGACGCGGGCCTCGCGGAGGCGTTCGGCGCAGTCGGCCACGGCCTCGTCGCCGAGGCCCGCGAGGGCGCCGGCGAGGGCCGGGGAGATCTCCGTGCCGAGCACGGCGCAGGCCCAGGCCAGGCGGACGGTGGCGGTGCCGAGCCGTTCGAGGCGCTGGACGAGGCCGCTGCCCTTGAGGGCGGCGGCGAGGTCGCGGAGCTCGTGGGCGCCGTCGGCGGTGGGGTCGAGGCCGCGGTCGCGGACCTTGGCGGCGAGTTCGACGGTCTCGAAGGGGTTGCCGGCGGTGACGGTCCAGAAGTCGTGGCAGAACGCGTCGTCGGCGTGGGCCCCTATCCGGTCGCGGACGAGCCGGGCGACGGCCTCGGCGGTGAGCGGGGCCAGGCCGTGCGGTCGCTGTCCGGACCGGCGCCCGGTGAATTCGGCGCCTTCGTCGGGCAGTTCGTCGGGCCGGTAGGCGACGACGAGGAGCATCGGGAGGTCCTCGGCGCGCGGGGCGAAGGAGGCGAGCCAGCCGAGGGACTCCGGGTCGGCCCAGTGGGCGTCGTCGAGGACGACGACGAGCGGGGCGCGGCGGACGGCGAGGTGGGTGAGGACCCAGTCGAGGCCGTCGCGCAGGCCCTGGGGGTCGGGCGAGGAGCCGGCGGTGGCGGCGCGCAGGCCGAGGGCGGGGCCGACGATGTCGTACCAGGAGCCGAGCCGTTCGCGGAGTTCGACGTCGGAGGCGTGGGCGAGCTGGGGCTGGAGGAGCTGGCGGGCGACGTGGAAGGCGACGCGCTGTTCCTGGTCGCCGCCGCGGGCGGAGAGGACGGTGCAGCCGCGGGCGCCGGCCCGGCGGCGGATCTCGGCGAGGAGGGTGGTCTTGCCGAGTCCGGCGGGCGCGGCGTAGACGAGGACGCCGCCCTGCGCGGTGGGGGTCTCGGGGCGTTGTTCGGTGGAGCCCGTACGGCCGTGGAGGGGGATGACGCGGGCGTCGCGCGGGGCGGGGACGCTGACGGGCGGGGCCGGGGGTTCGTCGGCGAGGCCGGTGAGCAGGTCGAGCGCCTCCTCGGCCGCGTCGAGCGCGGCTTCGCGTTCGAAGAGGCCGAAGCCCTGGCGGGCCTGCCTGCCGTCCTGTCGTGCCACGTTCCACCCCCACACAGGGGGCGCACGCCCGGCGCACGGTCGGGGCGCCGGGGCGATCACCCCGCGAAAGGTCCAGCGTACGCCGGAACGGGCCCCGTGTAACGGCATTCTGCCAAGCAGTTCGGGTGGTCTTGGGGTGGCGGCGCGCACGTTCCGACGCACAGGTCGGGGCGTGTTCGACGGACAGATGTACGGAGTCGGGGAAGGGGCGCGGGAAGCGTGTCGTCCTTGACCGGGGTCCCGGCGGCGTCTCCCATATGACGGGCGGTCAGTTCATGATCGCCATAGGTCCTGACGAGGGGATGAGCCGACCATGAGACCTCCCATTTCCCGTGCGCGGTCCTGGGCCGCCCGCTCGGCGTGCTCCCTCGCCCTGTGCGCCGCCGTGCTGACGGCGCTGCCCTCTCCGGTGCCGGCCGCGGCGGAGCCCGTGGCGCCGGTGGCGGGCGCGGCCGGGGCCCCGGCGAAGGCGTACGGGGTGGGCGCGGCGCGGGCCGCGCTGGCGCGGCTGCTGCCCCGCCACGCGCGCCAGTTCGACCTGGTGCTCGTGCCGGCCGACGGGGCGGGCGACCGGTTCGCGGTGTCGGGTTCGGCGGGGCGGATCGTCGTCACCGGCACCACGCCGGCGGTCCTGCTGCGCGGCGTGCACTGGTACCTCTCCTACACCGTGGGCGTGGACCTCGGTTCGCCCGGGGACAGCCTCGCGGCGCTGCCGGCCCGGCTGCCCGCCCCGTCGGGCACGATCTCCAAGTCGGCCTCGGTGCCGCACCGGTTCGCGCTCAACGACACGGACGACGGCTATTCGGGGGCGTACCGGGACTGGGCGGCGTACGAACGGCAGATCGACCTCCTCGCCCTGCACGGGGTGAACGAGGTGTTCGTGCAGATGGGCGCCGAGGCCGCGTACCACGCCGCCTTCCAGGAGTTCGGCTACACGGACGCCGAGCTGCGCGACTGGATCCCGGGGCCGGCGCACCAGCCGTGGTGGCTGATGCAGAACATGTCGTCGTTCGGCGGTCCGATGACCGAACGGCTGATCGCCCGCCGGGCGGCGCTGGGCAAGCGGATCGTGGACCGGCTGCGGGAGCTGGGCATGACGCCGGTGCTGCCCGGGTACTTCGGCACGGTGCCGCCGGGCTTCACGGCGCGCAACCCGGAGGGGCGGGTGGTGCCGCAGGGCCGGTGGATCGGCTTCACCCGGCCGGACTGGCTCGACCCGCGCGGAGCGCTCTTCCCGAAGGTCGCCTCGGCCTTCTACCGGCACCAGGCACGGCTCCTCGGTACCACCAGCATGTACAAGATGGACCTGCTGCACGAGGGCGGGAACCCGGGTGACGTTCCGGTCGGCGAGGCCGCGGCGCGGGTGATGGCGTCCCTGGAGGACGCGCGGCCGGGCGCCACCTGGGTGCTGCTCGGCTGGCAGCGCAACCCGAAGGCCGAACTGCTCGCGGGCGTCGACACCTCACGGCTGCTCGTGGTGGACGGGCTCTCCGACCGGTACGACAACCTGGACCGCGAGACCGCCTGGTCGGGGACGCCGTACGCCTTCGGCACCATCCCCAACTTCGGCGGCCACACCACGATCGGCGCCAACACCTCGGTGTGGACCGAGCGGTTCGAGGCGTGGCGGAAGAAGCGGGACAGCGCGCTCCAGGGGATCGCCTTCCTGCCCGAGGCGACCTCCGCCAACCCGGTGACCTTCTCCCTCTTCACCGAACTTGCCTGGCGGGACGCCCCCATCGAGCACGCCGACTGGTTCGGCGCGTACGCGGCCCGCCGCTACGGCGCCCCGGACCCGCACGCGGCCAAGGCGTGGGAGTGGCTGCGCAAGGGCCCGTACGGCACCGC
The Streptomyces roseofulvus genome window above contains:
- a CDS encoding alpha-N-acetylglucosaminidase gives rise to the protein MRPPISRARSWAARSACSLALCAAVLTALPSPVPAAAEPVAPVAGAAGAPAKAYGVGAARAALARLLPRHARQFDLVLVPADGAGDRFAVSGSAGRIVVTGTTPAVLLRGVHWYLSYTVGVDLGSPGDSLAALPARLPAPSGTISKSASVPHRFALNDTDDGYSGAYRDWAAYERQIDLLALHGVNEVFVQMGAEAAYHAAFQEFGYTDAELRDWIPGPAHQPWWLMQNMSSFGGPMTERLIARRAALGKRIVDRLRELGMTPVLPGYFGTVPPGFTARNPEGRVVPQGRWIGFTRPDWLDPRGALFPKVASAFYRHQARLLGTTSMYKMDLLHEGGNPGDVPVGEAAARVMASLEDARPGATWVLLGWQRNPKAELLAGVDTSRLLVVDGLSDRYDNLDRETAWSGTPYAFGTIPNFGGHTTIGANTSVWTERFEAWRKKRDSALQGIAFLPEATSANPVTFSLFTELAWRDAPIEHADWFGAYAARRYGAPDPHAAKAWEWLRKGPYGTASNGWSESQDSLFTARPSLTVRTAASWGPKSMRYDAATVERALAELLQVAPALRSTDAYRFDLVDTARQALTNRSRVLLPKIKAAYEAKDLTAFRAGAAEWRRSMALLDEVLATDRRFLLGPWLEGARSWGGSDAERATLEFDARSLVTTWGHRAGSEAGLHDYANREWSGLVSGFYAPRWSTYLDALETSLVTGRAPAAIDWFAWENAWNLRRDSYPVTPKGDPVALATRVRDSLR